The genomic stretch GGGGAAGCAGGGGAGTTGCGTGCGGTGTTGCTGGGTTTGCAAGGGCGGGTGAGGGAGTGGGAGGGGGCAGGAATGGAGGTGGCGCTGCGGGGGCTTTTGGGTTGGGTTTATGGAGGACGGACTTTTGACACGTCGCATGAGGTGGATGTGGATTATGCGAAGCTGGTCGGGGAGGCGATCCGGCTGGCGGGTGAGCTGGATGCGGGTCGGGTGGCGTTGGGGTTGAAGGTGGGAGCGGGGGCGTTGTTGGGGGTGTTGCTTGATGAGTTGTCGGCGGTGAGGCTGGCGGATGTGCGGGGTGAGGTGGATTTCGTTTTGCACGGCTGGCTGGAGTTGCCGTGGGAGCCTGCGCCTGGGTTGGTGGTGGCGGGATTTAATGAGGAGTATGTGCCGGGGATTGTGACGGGGGATGCGTTTTTGCCGGATGGTTTGCGCAAGAGGTTGGGGTTGGCGTGTCAGGATTCGAGACGGGCGAGGGATGCATATTTGTTGCGGTCGATGGTAGAGCAGCGTCGGGATGGTGGGGCGTTCAGGGTGGTGTTGGGTCGGGTGAATGAACAGGGGGAGGGATTGAGGCCGTCGAGGTTGTTGTTTGATTGTGAGGATGAGGCGCTGGTGGGTCGGGTGCGACGGTTGTTTCCGGATCACGCGGAGGAAGGCAAGGAGAGCGATCCGCCGCGGTCGGTGGGGTTTTTGTTGAGGCCGAAGTTGGTGGAGAAGGAGTTGGGGAGCATTTCGCCGACGGGGATTCGGGCCTATTTAAGCTGTCCGTTTCGGTATTATTTGCAGCAGGTGCTGAGGATGGAGCAGGTTGAGTCGGGGTTGCGTGAGGCTTCGGCGATGGATTTTGGGAATCTGGTGCATGCGGTGTTGCAGGAGTATGCAAAGGCGGAGGGGATGAAGGAGTGTGTGGATGCCAAGGCGATTGCGGGATGGCTGGACGGGGCGGTGTCGAGACTTTGGGAGAAGCAGTTTGGGAAACGTCCGTTGCTGTCGGTGGTGATGCAGTTGGAGTCGGCGCGGCAGCGGTTGCTGGCGGCGGCTGAGGGGTTGGCGGAGCTGCGATCGGCAGGGTGGCGCACGGTGATGGTGGAGGAGAATGCGAAGGTGTGGGGGCTGCGGATTGGTGGGGTGTTGTTTAGTGGTCAGGTGGACCGGGTGGATCGTCGGTCGGTGGACGGCGTGGAGGAATTTTTGGTGCTGGATTACAAAACCGGGAAGCGGAAGAAGCCGGTGGAGGCGCATTGGGGGAAGGTGAAGGCGGGGGAGTTGATGGAGGGTTTTGAGTGGCAGATGGCGGAAGGTGGGGAGAAGCGTTGGGTGGAGGTGCAGTTGCCGTTGTATGCGTGGGCGGTGGGGCAGAAAAATCCGGGTCGGAGGGTGCAGGTGGGGTATTTTCATTTGCCGGCGACGGTGACGGAGTCGGGGGTGACCTTGTGGGAGGATCTCGACGCCGGGACGGTGGCGGATGCGGTGCGCTGTGCGGAGGAGGCGGTGAGTCGGATTAAGGCGCGGATTTTTTGGCCACCGGCGGACGAGGTGCGGAATGGGGATTTTGAGTTTTTGTTGGGTGATCCGCTGCTGACGGTGGATCCTTCGGCGTTGATGGAAGGGATGTTGAAGCGATGAAGCAGAAGGAGATTCACAATGCAATCATTCGAGCCTCGGCGGGGTCGGGGAAAACTTATGAGTTGGTGAAGCGGTATTTGCGGTTGCTGGCGTTGGACGAGGCACCGGAGGGAATTGCGGCGATGACGTTTACGCGGAAGGCGGCGCGGGAGTTTTTCGAGCGGATTTTGCAGAAGCTGGCTGAGCTGGCGGAGTCGCCGGAAAAGGCGCGGGGCTATGTGGATGAGCTGGCGGAGAATGGTCGGGCGCTGGAGTTGTTGCGGAGGGTGATTGGGTCGATGGACCGCTTGAGGTTGGGGACGATTGACAGCTTTTTTGCATCGGTGGCGCGGTGTTTTCCGTTTGAGTTGGGGTTGTCGGGGGCGGCTTCGATCATGGCAGAGGATGAGACGGCGCGGGCGCGGGATGAGGTGATGAACGGGTTGTTGGTGGAGTTGACGCGGGATGGGGATGAGGCGGCGTTGAGGGAGATGCTGGAGGCGTGGAAGCGGGCGACGGCGGGGGATGAGTTGAACTTGCCATCGAAGCATCTGGCGGGATGGTTTCGGGCGCTGCATCCGTTGTTTTTGGAGAGTCGGGACGAGGCGGTGTGGGGTGGGGCGGAGAGGATCTGGCCGGGGAAGGATGCGCCGGTGTGGATGGCGGATCGGGACGTGGTGGAGGTAATCGAGAGGTTGCGCGAGGTGTTGGATGTGACGGCTTTTGTGAAAAAGGCGGAGGAGCGCTGGGGAGTGTTTTTTGAGGCGGCGGCGAAGCGGCGGGCGGGGGAGCCGGTGAAGCCGAGTTCGCCGTTTGAGTATATGCTGAAGGCGGAGCGGGGGGAGTTTGAGCTGCTTCGGGAAGGGCGTGCGGAGTGGAAGATGGACAGTCGGAAGGGCGTGCCGCTGGATCGGGTGACAGGAACGGCGCTGGCGGATTTGCTG from Phragmitibacter flavus encodes the following:
- a CDS encoding PD-(D/E)XK nuclease family protein, with product MSGLKLSFWGWDEPVLTRAVRELLKGWMGGLLDLSDRVILVPTAETGRRLREALARAVAEQEGAAMVPFVWHPEAALTFGTATGRAASSVQEQLAWMMVLQGVRAEEVKVLFPGMAEGMDEGWVSGMAETLAALKRTLGAGGQTMASVAEQMGEEMDGERWRELAGLEETYLRVLKGLGVEDGQALKRSRSMEPVLPEGVKKVSVFAMADPPRLLREWMLKVGSLLDVEMEIFVYANAQMAGMFDGLGVPRLETWGQGAGLVLPMRDEDLLMVATPRDQATAVMGVMRGMAQEGLEMALGSGDPALTSHLEAALAAEEVRAFDPAGRQAEMHALTLVLKAWQRVLVSGLWQDVAAFLRLDDVLRVAGEGVGLGPTRVLGLLDELQQAHLPPTLEEAVGLCGEAGELRAVLLGLQGRVREWEGAGMEVALRGLLGWVYGGRTFDTSHEVDVDYAKLVGEAIRLAGELDAGRVALGLKVGAGALLGVLLDELSAVRLADVRGEVDFVLHGWLELPWEPAPGLVVAGFNEEYVPGIVTGDAFLPDGLRKRLGLACQDSRRARDAYLLRSMVEQRRDGGAFRVVLGRVNEQGEGLRPSRLLFDCEDEALVGRVRRLFPDHAEEGKESDPPRSVGFLLRPKLVEKELGSISPTGIRAYLSCPFRYYLQQVLRMEQVESGLREASAMDFGNLVHAVLQEYAKAEGMKECVDAKAIAGWLDGAVSRLWEKQFGKRPLLSVVMQLESARQRLLAAAEGLAELRSAGWRTVMVEENAKVWGLRIGGVLFSGQVDRVDRRSVDGVEEFLVLDYKTGKRKKPVEAHWGKVKAGELMEGFEWQMAEGGEKRWVEVQLPLYAWAVGQKNPGRRVQVGYFHLPATVTESGVTLWEDLDAGTVADAVRCAEEAVSRIKARIFWPPADEVRNGDFEFLLGDPLLTVDPSALMEGMLKR